In Alligator mississippiensis isolate rAllMis1 chromosome 10, rAllMis1, whole genome shotgun sequence, one DNA window encodes the following:
- the ZNF507 gene encoding zinc finger protein 507 has protein sequence MEEGSSVAVLVPNIGDQEAVLISETVISPTLETSEDERKCKTDPLIHVIEKLSKIVESEKSQRCLLIGRKRSHPDASAQSFEMQDLCEIPTKTIELSVIGTKKTEELQANDYVTDCLPQSKRKVMCYQCSLCKFLSPSLFILQEHIKQHGQQNEVILICSECLFASKNREELEVHIRNHHENNGENHIQPKVQSCVNLSSSSLQVPMESSVKAGTDQTINLECKDITQSTPVPEMGRRKWYTYEQYGMYRCLICRYTCGQQRMLKTHAWKHAGEVDCSYPIFEEENESANLSDATATQTPNSVDTVVLSLENNELDIHSDHSLQLQICRSEQLPCNSSPIVEDIKEEEVLSQATALSPSGEVVEETISDTEQDNLISDSLLSSAQKIINCSPNEKGHVNVIVERLPSAEEAVLQKPFLMNTDIETEKKLISEESRVLQERSETYHSDEIEEVIIGWSNTDKKDNDLNTNKNIATDENAPPIRRRTNSESLRLHSLAAEALVTMPIRAAELTRSNFRAFAEVNSLDTDTGQRQPDGMFAAHSKVVSSFKNPSEELTPLNQSDCAIVELQKDKPELSEAPIKMGISMSLLTVIEKLRERTDQNASDDDILKELQDNAQCQPANDANMSGSNLVEYIPNVDRPYRCRLCHYSSGNKGYIKQHLRVHRQRQPYQCPICEHIADNSKDLESHMINHCKTRMYQCKQCEESFHYKSQLRNHEREQHSLPDILSAATSNKLIVSSEVDETEGNKSSVQKLYRCDVCDYTSTTYVGVRNHRRIHNSDKPYRCRVCDFATTNMNSLKCHMRRHPHEHQAVQLMEQYKCSLCGYVCSHPPSLKSHMWKHASDQNYNYEQVNKAINDAISQSGRFQGQLSGKPLLEGTEENAVPILGSSDNLMAFSETIHQTTNEIAGSDENQKPNPTMNTSCNLEKNSSVSHLGTEYCVLLFCCCICGFESTNKENLLDHMKEHEGEIINIILNKDHNTTRITN, from the exons ATGGAAGAGGGAAGCAGTGTTGCAGTACTGGTGCCAAATATTGGAGATCAGGAAGCTGTACTAATTTCTGAAACAGTTATTAGTCCAACACTGGAAACTAGTGAAGATGAGAGAAAATGTAAAACTGATCCACTGATCCACGTTATTGAAAAACTAAGCAAAATAGTTGAAAGTGAGAAGTCCCAGAGATGCCTTTTGATAGGAAGAAAACGTTCCCATCCTGATGCTTCTGCACAGTCATTTGAAATGCAAGATCTCTGTGAGATCCCAACTAAAACAATTGAATTGTCTGTTATTGGCACTAAAAAGACTGAGGAGCTGCAAGCAAATGACTATGTAACTGATTGTCTTCCACAAAGTAAAAGAAAGGTTATGTGCTACCAGTGTAGCTTATGTAAGTTTCTATCACCATCTCTTTTTATACTACAAGAACACATAAAACAACATGGTCAGCAGAATGAAGTGATATTAATATGCTCAGAATGCCTCTTTGCTTCTAAAAATCGAGAGGAACTTGAAGTTCATATCCGAAATCACCATGAGAACAATGGTGAAAACCACATCCAGCCGAAAGTGCAATCGTGTGTAAATCTCTCAAGTTCATCTTTGCAGGTGCCAATGGAAAGCAGTGTCAAAGCAGGCACTGATCAGACAATAAACCTGGAATGCAAAGACATAACTCAGTCCACTCCTGTGCCTGAAATGGGTAGGAGAAAGTGGTATACTTATGAGCAGTACGGCATGTACCGGTGTTTAATTTGTCGTTACACTTGTGGTCAGCAAAGAATGTTGAAAACCCACGCATGGAAACATGCAGGTGAGGTTGATTGCTCATACCCTATATTTGAAGAAGAAAATGAGTCTGCTAACTTGTCAGAtgcaactgcaactcaaacaCCTAACAGTGTGGATACCGTTGTTCTCTCTCTAGAAAATAATGAACTGGATATCCATAGTGACCATTCTCTTCAACTCCAGATTTGCAGATCTGAACAATTGCCATGTAATTCTTCACCAATAGTAGAAGACATTAAAGAGGAGGAAGTATTAAGTCAAGCAACAGCACTTTCACCTAGTGGAGAAGTGGTAGAAGAGACTATATCGGATACAGAGCAGGATAACTTGATAAGTGATAGTCTACTTTCATCGGCACAGAAAATCATTAATTGTAGCCCAAATGAAAAAGGCCATGTTAATGTAATTGTGGAGCGTTTGCCGAGTGCTGAAGAAGCTGTCTTACAGAAGCCTTTCTTGATGAACACAGACATTGAGACTGAGAAAAAATTAATCTCAGAGGAATCTCGGGTTTTGCAGGAAAGATCTGAAACTTATCACTCCGATGAAATTGAAGAAGTAATAATAGGTTGGAGCAATACTGATAAGAAAGATAATGATTTAAACACTAATAAAAACATAGCAACTGATGAAAACGCTCCTCCTATACGAAGAAGAACAAATTCAGAATCTCTGCGACTGCACTCATTAGCTGCAGAAGCTCTTGTTACCATGCCTATTAGAGCTGCAGAATTAACAAGGTCTAACTTCAGGGCTTTTGCTGAAGTAAACTCTTTAGACACAGATACAGGACAGCGGCAACCTGATGGCATGTTTGCAGCCCATTCCAAGGTGGTATCTTCATTTAAAAACCCTTCAGAGGAATTAACCCCCTTAAACCAAAGTGACTGTGCAATAGTGGAGCTACAAAAAGACAAACCGGAGTTATCTGAAGCACCCATTAAAATGGGCATCAGTATGTCGCTGCTCACTGTAATTGAAAAACTGAGGGAGAGGACAGATCAAAACGCTTCTGATGATGACATTTTGAAAGAATTACAGGACAATGCACAATGCCAACCTGCAAATGATGCAAACATGTCAGGAAGCAACCTGGTAGAATATATACCCAATGTAGACCGGCCTTACCGCTGTCGTCTCTGTCATTATAGCAGTGGCAATAAGGGCTACATAAAACAACACTTGAGAGTTCATCGTCAAAGGCAACCATATCAGTGTCCTATCTGTGAACACATAGCTGACAATAGTAAGGATTTAGAGAGCCACATGATAAACCACTGCAAAACCAGAATGTATCAATGCAAGCAATGTGAAGAATCCTTTCATTATAAG agtcagCTACGAAATCATGAAAGAGAGCAGCACAGTCTTCCAGATATTCTCTCAGCAGCCACATCCAACAAACTAATTGTTTCCAGTGAGGTAGATGAAACAGAAG GAAATAAATCTTCAGTCCAGAAACTCTACAGATGCGATGTATGTGATTACACAAGCACAACCTATGTTGGCGTACGAAATCACAGACGGATTCATAATTCTGATAAGCCATACAG ATGTCGAGTATGTGACTTCGCCACAACAAATATGAATAGTTTGAAGTGTCACATGAGGCGCCACCCTCACGAGCATCAGGCAGTGCAGTTAATGGAACAGTATAA GTGTTCTCTTTGTGGATATGTGTGTAGTCATCCTCCTTCCCTGAAGTCCCATATGTGGAAACATGCGAGTGACCAAAATTACAATTATGAACAAGTGAACAAAGCTATTAATGATGCCATTTCACAAAGTGGCAG GTTTCAAGGGCAACTATCAGGAAAACCTTTATTGGAAGGCACTGAGGAAAATGCAGTACCTATTCTGGGGAGTTCAGACAACCTGATGGCATTTTCAGAGACCATTCACCAGACTACTAATGAAATTGCAGGTTCTGATGAAAATCAAAAACCCAACCCAACAATGAATACCTCATGCAACTTAGAAAAGAACTCCAGTGTGTCCCATCTTGGTACAGAATACTGTGTTCTACTCTTCTGCTGTTGTATTTGTGGGTTTGAATCTACCAACAAAGAAAATCTGTTGGATCATATGAAAGAACATGAAGGTGAAATAATAAACATCATTTTAAATAAAGACCACAACACAACTCGGATCACAAACTAG